From one Pempheris klunzingeri isolate RE-2024b chromosome 9, fPemKlu1.hap1, whole genome shotgun sequence genomic stretch:
- the LOC139207150 gene encoding CDGSH iron-sulfur domain-containing protein 1, translating into MTTPSLPAMPMPPMPALPSSGFKLSKEHLVVAVPVAVVAAVGGFLVSHYLSGRSCKKGQVNTSVSKDSPKVVHSFDMEDIGTKAVYCRCWKSKKFPYCDGAHAKHNDETGDNVGPLIIKKKDA; encoded by the exons ATGACAACCCCGAGTTTACCCGCTATGCCAATGCCTCCGATGCCCGCGTTACCCAGCTCGGGGTTCAAGCTTTCAAAAG agcATCTGGTGGTCGCGGTGCCGGTCGCAGTGGTTGCAGCCGTTGGAGGTTTCCTAGTCAGCCATTACCTGAGCGGGCGAAGCTGTAAAAAGGGCCAGGTGAACACATCAGTCAGTAAAGATAGTCCCAAAGTGGTCCACAGCTTCGACATGGAGGACATCGGCACCAAGGCTGTGTACTGTCGCTGCTGGAAGTCAAAGAAG TTCCCTTACTGCGACGGAGCCCACGCCAAACACAACGATGAAACCGGGGACAACGTTGGACCGCTCATCATCAAAAAGAAGGATGCTtaa
- the cxxc5b gene encoding CXXC-type zinc finger protein 5 — translation MSTAVDIAGPSSPDQAHSSAKIPNEPLRPSLKRSNHPYSLSHYISTPSPAVDVKGLIQPSPAQQRAAQPAHTKPRRAPSWPDMWESPSGLHLAHAAELLMRAGLLALTPTTTEQAGLGAQSSQPAKREAAEAKGGKGDGEGGGSGPEEEEEDSSGCGTDFQPFLGAWFPFSPALFPLAGFQMGGGHWRSAAMGAEGIEGLVAEGYSPGSLGGGSGGRRKRKRCGECVPCRRQTNCEQCSSCRNRKRGHQICKYRKCEELKRKPGGPGFESRVSGFDLRGSDFTLGLAQERSNGALDG, via the coding sequence ATGTCCACCGCCGTAGACATCGCTGGCCCTTCCTCCCCAGATCAGGCCCACAGCAGCGCTAAAATCCCAAATGAGCCACTGAGACCCAGCCTTAAGCGCTCCAACCACCCCTACAGCCTCTCCCATTACATCTCCACCCCTTCTCCGGCCGTGGACGTCaaaggcctgatccagccctcCCCGGCCCAGCAGCGGGCCGCCCAGCCTGCACACACTAAGCCTCGCCGGGCCCCCTCCTGGCCCGACATGTGGGAGTCACCCAGCGGGCTCCACCTGGCCCACGCCGCAGAGCTGCTGATGCGCGCGGGGCTGCTGGCTCTGacccccaccaccacagagCAGGCCGGCCTGGGTGCACAGAGCAGCCAGCCGGCTAAAAGGGAGGCTGCGGAGGcaaagggagggaagggggatGGGGAGGGAGGTGGATCTgggcctgaggaggaggaagaggactcCTCTGGATGTGGCACTGACTTCCAACCCTTTCTGGGTGCCTGGTTCCCCTTCAGCCCCGCTCTATTCCCCCTGGCTGGCTTCCAGATGGGGGGAGGCCACTGGAGGAGCGCGGCCATGGGAGCTGAGGGTATCGAGGGGCTGGTGGCAGAGGGCTACTCTCCAGGCTCCCTGGGCGGGGGCAGCggagggagaaggaagaggaagaggtgcgGCGAGTGCGTACCTTGTCGGCGTCAGACAAACTGCGAACAGTGCAGCAGCTGCCGCAATCGCAAGAGGGGACACCAGATCTGTAAATACAGGAAGtgtgaggagctgaagaggaagcCAGGAGGTCCTGGGTTTGAGAGCAGAGTGTCTGGGTTTGATCTAAGGGGCTCCGACTTTACTTTGGGTCTGGCACAGGAGAGAAGCAATGGCGCCTTGGACGGATAG
- the LOC139207593 gene encoding SH2 domain-containing protein 4A yields MLAKILEDMWVEPEVLEALSEEQKRILFLKMREEQVRRWREREEREEREGRDDNSTGSKKVYNKHVSWLLGRDGDVSVSVIGEVDEFRSSKLLQSLMNNRVRSDDMNGIQTVDLLPGREAQQLGFKEDIQLSLTDVSDDPASSNGQLSEEDSCSADDDPKDSDSESGGSSDNHGDWAPLYRPHLSSHGNQAQLSGTEMAGPQDRETVCCEEEKSKHGGRVAQLRKAFADDPHSTQPAYTKPPIPAKPAHLQKRSTPLIH; encoded by the exons ATGCTGGCTAAAATCCTTGAGGACATGTGGGTGGAGCCCGAGGTGCTGGAGGCCCTCAGCGAGGAGCAGAAGAGGATCCTCTTCCTGAagatgagagaggagcaggTGCGCCGCTGGAGAGAgcgggaggagagggaggagagggaaggaagagacGACAACAGCACCGGGTCAAAGAAAG tttACAATAAGCACGTGAGCTGGCTGCTCGGCCGGGACGGAGACGTGAGCGTCAGTGTGATCGGAGAGGTGGATGAGTTCAGGTCCTCCAAACTCCTGCAGAGCCTCATGAACAACAG AGTCCGCAGTGATGATATGAATGGCATCCAGACGGTGGACTTGCTGCCAGGAAGAGAGGCCCAGCAGCTCGGCTTTAAAGAAGACATCCAGCTGTCCCTCACAGATGTTAGC GATGACCCAGCTTCATCAAATGGTCAGCTATCTGAGGAGGACTCTTGCAGCGCTGATGACGACCCGAAGGACAGCGACAGTGAATCAGGCGGCAGCTCGGACAACCACGGCGACTGGGCTCCTCTCTACAGGCCACATCTTAGTAGCCATGGCAACCAAGCCCAGCTGTCAGGCACAGAGATGGCCGGCCCACAAGACAGAG AGACGGTGTGTTGTGAAGAGGAAAAGTCCAAACATGGAGGTCGCGTGGCACAGCTTAGGAAGGCATTCGCAGATGATCCTCACAGCACACAACCTGCCTACACCAAACCTCCCATACCTGCCAAACCTGCTCACCTACAGAAAAGAAGCACACCTTTGATCCATTAG